ACGGTTAAAATTAGCCCGAAAAAGATGATTTATAAACTTGTGATGATGAAAATTCTAATCACATCATGCTGAATTGTGGAATTTTAGGGAATCCTAAGACTGAAAAAGTGATTTTTAGAGGCTCCCTAAAGTATAGTTACGCTTATGTTTATCGCTGTTGGACAGCGAAAGTCCCTGAATTCGACTTGTCAAATTTCATAGGCGCCCCTCATGCTGGAAATATTCAGACACTGTTCCATCTACCTTGCGGCCTTCGTTGAAGGCGCCGCTGCAATTATAATAGCCTATGGAGCGGTTGAGGCCACAGCCAAGGTGCTGGCGCTGGTCATTCACAGAAAAGACATGCAGTTCAACAAGGAGGACATTCGATTAAATTTGGGGCAATGGCTCACCCTGGCCCTGGAATTCGAATTGGCGGCGGACGTCTTGCGAACCGCCGTAGCCCCTTCATGGAACGACATCGGTCAGCTCGCCGCAATAATAATTATCAGGACAGCCTTGAACTTTTTCCTGCAGAAAGAAATCGACAAAGCCGAAGAAAGGGCGAAAGCGAGCGCCGCATAGGATGTATGGTCTCAACAGTTTCATACTATCGATTGACATATTGAGTTCACTGGTAACTTTTGGTTATTGCTGCGCCGGCTTTGTTGTCTTCCTGACACAGCGAAACAGGCACATGGCGCGAATGCTGGTGGCCAATGGGGCTCTTCTGGGAATGAATATAAAACTGGTGGGAGCTTTTTTAAAAACTGTTGAATTGCAAAGCTGGAACCAACTGGGGCTTTTTTTGACAATTCTTGTATTAAGAACCGTGATCAAGAAAGTATTTCTGAGTCAAAAACTTCTCTCTACAAAAGAATCCGCATAGCCCTGACAAATCTTCGGCGCGTGTTGCGCCTGAAACGATAAGATTGGCCGAGGCCAATATCCATGACTGAAAAGGATGTTTCCGCTGCCTGAAGACAGGGAAGAGCGTTCTTTCAGGCGACATGAGACGGAAATGACGGTATAACCCTTATGGAGCTTAAAAAATGATCATAGGAATCCCTAAGGAAATCAAGGAAGACGAATACAGAGTCGGAATAGTTCCATCAGGAGTCAGAACTCTCACGGAACACGGCCATTCGATAGTTATAGAGAAGGGCGCAGGCGAAGGCTGCAGGATAACCGACGGAGAATATAGGGAAGCGGGGGCTGCAATAGTGGAGAGCCCCGTGGAGGTTTATGATCGTTCGGACATGATCATGAAGGTCAAAGAACCTCAAACTAGCGAATTCCCCCTGTTCCATGAGTGGCAGATACTGTACTCCTATCTCCATCTGGCGCCTGCCCCGCAGCTTACTGAGGCCCTTCTGGCCGCCCGAATAATAGCCGTGGCGTACGAGACCATACAGAACCAGGATGGTTTTCTGCCGCTTCTTGTGCCAATGAGTGAAGTCGCCGGCAAGATGTCGGTTCAGGTAGGGGCGCATTTTCTGGAAAAAACCCAGGGAGGTCGAGGCGTTCTGCTCGGTGGGGTTCCCGGTGTGAGGCGTGGTTGTGTAACTATTCTAGGCGCCGGAACAGTTGGAATGGCGGCGGCGAAAATTGCTGTAGGAATGGGAGCGAATGTAAATGTTCTGGATGTCGACCAGCGACGTCTAATTTACATGGACGAGATCTTTGGAAACCGGGTGACGGGATTGATTTCAAACCCTGATAATGTCCTGTATGCCGTCTTGAACTCTCATCTGGTTATTGGAGCGGTTTTGATCCCTGGGGCCCGCGCTCCCCGGGTTGTTACAAAAGATATGATCCGTCAGATGAAAGCAGGAGCTGTCATTGTCGATGTGGCCATAGACCAGGGAGGCTGCATAGAGACTTCCAGGCCGACCACTCACAAGCGCCCCACGTTCCTCGTGGACGATGTGATTCATTATTGCGTGCCCAACATGCCGGGAGTGGTCGCAAGGACTTCCACTTTCGCTCTAACGAATGTCACATTGCCATTTGCGTTGGCGATAGCCGAAAAAGGGATTGATAGGGCCGCTCATGGAGACTTGCGGCTGGCTAAAGGGGTAAATCTGTACAATGGTTTGGTCACACACGAACAAGTCGCTCATGCCCTTGGCTATCCGTACAGCCCCATTGATCAAGTCGATACTGGGAGGCAAACGAAATGACCCCTGAAATGACTAATTTCATAGATGTTATGTATGAAGCTTATCGCGAAAACGCAGAAATGAAACATTACGCGGAATATCCGGATGGCGAAAGTCGCTCGACAATGCCAACAACGTCTTTCGTCTATAATTTTTTTATTTACAACAGTATTTACCAGTATGATTGGGAAGCCTCGTGGATGAAAGGAAAACTCACTCCCTGGAATGCTGAACCGGGCGAGGACAAAAGCCTGAAGTCAGGCAAATCCGTGGAATCGATCTCGGAGCCCGCGAAACAAAAAGGCCTGGAAAAATTTCTGCGAAAAAAATGTTCAAAGAGGCCGCCGCTCTTGGGTATGGCTTTCAGTCCCTTAGGCGGTTTGACGGATCTCGAGGGATCATGGACCATGGCTCCTTCAGACAGGAGACTCCCAGCGTCAGCGGGAACAAGATTTTTCCATTACCTTTCTGAACTTTCAACGGTGTTGTCCAACCCTGTTCAGGTAAGGGAAGGGATCGTTGAGGCGTCAAAAGCCAACTTTGAGTCGATTCAGAAATGTCGATTTTCCATTTACCTTGCGAGAAACAGCGTATTTCATGGATACAACAGTCCGGACGACCCCAGGGGCAGGGATCAAAAGAGAAGGCTGGCGCATTATGATCTTTTCATGAAGTGTCTCCTGGGCCTATTTTTTCTCTGTCATGAAAGACCTCTGTTATCAGAGGCTTCTTTCCGACTTGGCGTCGAAGACTCTCCCGGAACAAAGCAATAAAAACTATTGGAACCTTGTTATAGTAATGGCGCCTTGGATGGGGCCAATTTCATCAAAACAAATTAGGAGATGTAATGAACGTAACTATTAAAACGAATAAGGGTGATATCCACATCAAACTTTTTCCAGACCTGACGCCGATAACGGTAGCTAACTTTGTAAACCTGGCGCAAAGGGGCTTTTACAACGGTCTAAAGTTCCATAGGGTCATCGAAGACTTTATGATTCAAGGGGGGTGTCCTCTCGGAACAGGGACTGGTGGCCCAAGCTACAAGTTTAAAGACGAATTTGCCGCGACCCTTAAACATGACAAACCCGGCATCCTGTCCATGGCGAATTCGGGCCCTAACACAAACGGGAGCCAGTTTTTCATCACACATGTTCCGACATCCTGGCTTGATGGTAAACATTCAGTCTTTGGGGAAGTGATGAGTCCAGAAGATCAACATGTGGTTAACAGCATTAAACAGGGTGACGTGATAGAAAGCGTATCCATTGATGGCGACACAACCGAGTTATTCGCAAATACCAAAAGTTATTTAGACTCCTGGAATAAAATTCTGGACAAAAAGTGAGACTTATATTCCGGTAAAGTGGCCACTGAGGTCCTGGGCCCTTACTCTGCGATGATCTCATAGCGCCATGGAGGAGGGTAACGATGGAACATAAACCGAGGCTCGGCTATAGAATAATAGGAACAATCAAGAGAGTAAAAGGATCATGCAGCGCCGGACACGGCGTGGGTGATCAGATTGAGTTAAGCGGCCATGACACTGGAGGACTCTGCGGTTTTCTTTACCACCAGATCTTCCCATACCTGGTCATGCTGCAATTTGGAGGCGGTTTCCCGAGCGAATGGGGAGACCCCGACGTGGTTGAGATGGATTGTTTCGATAAATCGAATGTTGTTACGATCGAACTTAAACGAATCCGTGAGTGACACGGATCGCTAACCAAAATGAACGGGACCGACTGCGGCTATATCTGCCGCAGTCATCCCGTTTGGCATATTTCGGCCTACCCTGGTAACACCCTTCAATGCCCCTACATCCCGAATAGAAAAACCTCAACACAATTTGACGATCTAACACTTTTCTAATAATATAACTTCGTTATCGTAAAAAATGATAATTGGAAAACAATTCGGATAGAAGGCAGGCCCGCTTTTTGTGAATAACAACCAGGACAAGTTGGATCTTTCCAACCCGAACCGCCTTGATACGATTATTGATCACAGAAAACTATTGGTGACTGTAATAGCGGTCATCTCAATAATTTTCGCTTACTTTGCCGTTCAACTCAAGACTGATCCTTCTCTTAAAACAGGTATCGACAGAACCTCTCACGCCTATCACGAATACAAGAAATTCATCGATACTTTCGGAAATGAAGAATTCACCCTTATCGTCATTAAGAGTCATTCAGGGATATTCGATTCGCCTACCTTGAACATCATAGACAAGCTGACAAGGACACTTGAACATGTTGACGGTGTTTCGGAAGTTGTCAGCCTTACAAACCTACGTATCTTTCAGGAAAAAAACGGGTCTTTCGGCAATCTTCCACTGTTCGAGCGTGTCCAGGGAAAAATCGTTCCCGCTGCTAAGGAATCGTTGGAAAATTTACGGCGATCTCTCCCCATGACTAATCTTCTCATTTCATCAGACTTCAAGACAATTGGCATCGCTGTAAAAGTCAAAGAGAAGTTGAAATATGAAGACGCAATTTACGAACAGATCGTCCGGATTGTAAACAGGGATCTCAAGGGAAACAAACTCGTAGAGGACTACAGGATTGTAGGTCCTGCATTTATCCGAAAGGCCATAGTTGAATACAGTATTCAGACTGGAATAGTGTTCGGCGTCCTGTGCATGCTGATAGCCACTATTGTATCAGTATATGTTTTCAGGAGTTTCCGGGTCACATTGGTCACGAACTTTATTCTTAGTGTTTGTGTGTTGTGGGTCCTGGGGCTGATGGGGGCAATGGATATCCCGCTTAATTCAACTACAGCGCTTGCGTTTGGGTTTGTTCCGATCACCACGATTGAAATAGTGATCCATATGGTTGTCAGATATCACCTCTACCATAAGATAGTTAATGACAAGATCAGCGCCCTGAAGATGTCGGTAAGGTGGCTCGCCAGGCCGTGTTTTATCTGCATAGCGACCACCGCTGTTGGTTTTGGAACACTGATGATAAGTTCGATCCCAATGGTCCGGGACCTTGGATTCATAATGTCGGTGGGAGTTTTAATTTCTTACGGGCTGGCGATAGTAATGACTCCAGCGTTATTCTCGATGATGAAGACGTTGAACACAACTGAATCCTCGGATGTTTTGGTAGACTGGCTGGAAAGAATTCTCAAGGCGATTGAATCTCTAATATCTCAACACGCTCGAGCAGTTGTCCTTTTCGCTTTAGGCCTCTCTCTGTTTCTGCTTGCCGGTTCACCCAGGATCAACAGCGACGCTCAGTTATTCCGAATGCTCGATGAATCAACTCAAACGGTGCGGGATATCCGCTTCGTTGAAAAGAACCTGGCTCCCGCTCAAACTCTTGAGCTTTTCATCGAATCCAAACCGAACGAGTTTAAGAAGCCGGAAATGTGGAAAAAGATCGCTGAGCTGGAGAAACGAGTCAGAAGTATTCCGGATGTGGTTTCAACGGATTCCTATGCCAGCGTGTTGACTTATTTGAACAAAATAACTCAGGGAAACGCCGTCAATTCGCAAGACATATATTCTAATCCAAATCTTATCCCCCAACTTCTTTTCATGACATCCTTGAGTGAAGGCGGGAAGAAAATAACCGACAGATATATCAGTGAGAACTTTGACAAGACCAGAATTTCCATACAGATAAAGAACTCTCCGGACAGGCCTATTGGAGAGACAATTTCACAGATTCAGGATATCGCTAATGAGATAATGGCGGGGGAGGGGAAGGCCACGGTCACTGGTGACCTGGTTCTTGTCTCTTCTCAAACTAAGACGCTGATAAGAGATCAGGTAGAGTCGATGTTCATAGCCGCAATTCTGATCACTATACTCATGATGATTCAACTGCGCTCTTTTATGCTCGGGCTGATCTGTCTTATACCTAATATTCCTCCCGTTGCGGCTGTCTTCGGGATCATGGGCTGGTTCGGAATCTCTCTCGATATGGTTACCGTGTTCGCCGCCACTGTAGCGATCGGACTGGCGGTCGACAACACAATCCATTACCTGACCCAGTTGAAAAGGGAAATAACCCTCAATCCAGACGTATCGATAGAAGAAAACGTGTTTCGATCATACAGGTTTACCGCGCGCCAGATTGCGTCATGGTCGGTCGTGGTATTGCTTGGTTTCCTGGCTTTAGCCACTTCGCCGTTTAGACCTGTTGTTTTTTTCGGAATACTTGGTTGTTCCGCAATTACGCTTGGGCTCTTCGGGGATTTGATTTTTCTGCCGGCCCTGATCCTGACCTCCAAGCGGATCCGCAAAACAATTACGGATATTTGCGCCAGAGAACAAAAGAGCCATATTCGAAAGAATATGGCTTCATGAAAAGACGAAATGTAGCCCGATATGGGGTGTGAGATCTCTTGAGCCGCTGACGGCAAACCGGGGTTCTGAACCGATCCGTTACCCAGGCGCTAGTCGGCGTCTACTCCCCATTTAAACTTCATTGAATGAGGGGGTTGAACTACGGGCTCCTGGTAATCCTTCAGAGTTTCATCTACAGGAATTGAGACATCTTTTTTTAGAGCCGTTCCTGCCGGCACACCCCAGATGTATTTCTTGTGGGATTCCATTTTTGTGACGTCGGCCGGACTTGGCGTATCCGCAGCGAATCCAAAGGAAGCGAATGCAAAAATTAAAGCTGACATTGGAACGACGATTTTTTTCATGCTTCACCTTTTCTGACAAACAGAATAAAACCCGAATAAATACAGGTTAATTCCTGGTAGTAATGTAATACATGATGTTTTATTATCAACACCTTGAAATAAGGTCAAGATAAATGATATGAGGTATGTTGTGGATCTGAAGCCACGAAATTAAACACAAAGGCCCGGAGCGGACAGTTACGCTCCAGGCCTTTTCATAAGAATGAGTATAATAAACGAATTTACGCGGCCAATTTTTCCCTCCGCAGAATCTGTCCTCTTCCGCTTATTACGACCTTTTCCAGAGGAATTTGCTTCCCGGCCATTTTCATGCCCATTTTTATTATTTCCGGCAATCCGGAACAACATGGCACTTCCATCACAGCGACTGTTACGCTCTTGATAGAGGCTGACGAGAAAATTTCGCCGAATTTTTCGATGTAGGCCCGTGAATCGTCAAATTTTGGACAACCGATAAGAAGTATTTTGCCTTTGAGCAAGTCTCTATGCAGGTTGGGGTAAGCAAACCCTGCGCAATCGGCCGCGACCAGCAAGTCGGCGTTTTTCAGGAAAGGCGCAGTTGGTGGAATTAGCCTTATCTGAACAGGCCAGTGGGTAAGTTCGGATCCAATGGCGTGTTGGGTACTGGGTTCATTCGCCTTTTCGCAGGAACAGCTCGAAGCCGCGAAAGTCTGAATATTGGAAGAAGGACAACCGCACGCCATGGTTTTAGGCTGTTCCTTTTCTTCTTCGGGCAAGTTCTTTAGGCGTTCCTCTACGGCCTCTTCGTCGAAGTCCTCAGCCTCTCTCTGAACTATTTTTAAGGCTCCGGACGGACATTCGCCGATACAGGCGCCGAGACCATCACAATACACTTCCGATACAAGTTTGGCTTTTCCGTCTATTATTTCCAGAGCCCCCTCAGCGCAGCCGGTAACGCACTGGCCACAACCTGTACAGAGGTCCTCATTTATTTCTATTATATTTCTCTTGAATTTCATTTTGATTTCCTTCTCTTTTTGTCTCGCATTTTTCAATTTGCTACGGCGCGTAAACTGGTAGCCGGCGCTTGTAACAATTCGTACGCGAGGCTCCGTCCTGAGTCTGTAACAAAGTCTCTATCAATAACTTCTGAGAGGAAGCTAGGGTCCAGCTCTGATTTTTTCATCTTTTCCTGAAGAGAAGCCAGGAGATGGGCGTCATGAACCAGATCGAGATCTCTGGATTGATAAGATCCTGGATCATCTAGATGTTTAATTATGTCACATACTTCCTCTATTATTTCTTCAGGGGCGTCCAATTTTTCGAGTATTTCGCGAGCCACAGCCGTAGATTTTTCCTTTTTACCGGTAATATCCGCCTGTCCTGGAGAATCAATCGGTTCAATATCATGCAGGTAAGCGGCCGAAAGAAGTACGGCAGGTTTTGACTTCTCCGAGCCTATTAATTTTTCAACCAGTGAAGCCACTCTGGAAGCGTGACCTATCCGTCTAAAATCGTTCTTAAGTCGCATCTTCATTTCCACGGCGACTCGATCTTTGAAAAGATCTTCTTTCTGTTTCATTAACTCGGGCGGAAGATCTCCGAAACATTGTCGGGCAAATTTGCAATGAGCGGCGCAACCAAAATCCATTTTGGGGTTTAAAACGTACTGGCTGCATTTTTTGCACTTACGACGGGTTTCGTCCTTAAAAAACTCTATCCTGGATCCGCAGTTCGGACATTCGGTTTCAAAGATAGCGTCAAATTTCCAATAACGGGGATCCTGACCGGGACATTTCATGGCTGTATCTCCTTTCCACTAAAGGAGTCGTTTTTTATAGGCGGCGCATGGTCTGTAACATTGGCATGCGCCGCGAAGAGTTTTTAATCAATTTCCGATTGATACTATTCTGTTAATTAAGATGAGTGTAGATTCCTTTAGATTCCTGCGCCTTGATAGTCATCAATACTTGCGGATCAGCCCAGGATCGCCTTTAGATCCTCATCCGGCGTACTAATAGGTTTGATGTCAAAAGTCTTTACCAAGGTGTCGAGCACGTTAGGGGTGATGAACGCCGGCAGGCTCGGGCCAAGACGAATTCCCTTTATTCCCAGGTAAAAGAGGGTCAGTAAGATGGCCACAGCCTTTTGTTCATACCAGGATAGAATCATCGAGAGCGGCAGTTCATTGACTCCACAGTTAAAGGCCTTAGCCAGAGCTATTGCGATCTGGATGGCTGAGTAAGCGTCATTGCATTGGCCGACATCCAGAAGACGTGGAATTCCGCCGATATCTCCAAGGTCCTTGTCAAAGAAGCGGAATTTTCCGCAGGCCAATGTCAAGACGACAGTGTCCTTTGGGGTTTTCTCAACAAATTCGGTATAGTAGTTGCGGCCGGGTTTGGCTCCATCACATCCGGCAACCAGAAAGAAGTGCTTTATGGCTCCACTCTTCACCGCGTCGATTACCTTGTCCGCGACAGACATCACTGCATTTCTGGCGAAACCACACATGACTTCCTTGCCTTGATAATCTGAAGTAAAACCAGGCATCTCCAATGCTTTTTGGATCACGGGCGCAAAATTCTTATCCGAGATGTGTTTTACATCTGGATAGCCTACAAGCCCGGTGCTGAAGATGTTGTCGTTGTAGGAAGGAGCCGGTTTCTGAATACAGTTGGTAGTCATCAGAATAGCGCCGGGGAACTCAGCGAATTCCTTTTTCTGGTTTTGCCATGCGGTTCCGAAATGGCCGTAAAAATGCGGATATTTCTTTAAACCCGGATATGCGTGTGTGGGTAGCATTTCTCCATGGGTATAAACATAAATGCCCTTGCCTGCCGACTGCTTAAGGATTTCCTCCAGGTCCTTGAGGTCGTGCCCTGATACAAGTATCGCCTTGCCGGTCTTGTGCCCGAGAGGCACTTTTGTCGGAACCGGGTGGCCGTAGACCCCTGTGTTTGCGGCGTCAAGCAGTTCCATGGTTTTAAGGTTGATCTCACCGCATTTTAGTACCAGACCTACCCAGTCATTAAGATTCAGGTTGTGACTCAGTGTCGCTGCCAGTCCTTCTGACACGAATGCGTAAATCTCATCATTTTCTTTTCCAAGGATCCTGGCATGATCAGCATAGGCAGCCACTCCTCTTAACCCAAAGATCAAGGTGTGCTTCAATGACACTATATCCTGATTGTCCGAGTCAGCCTTGAATCCTTTGGTTAATCCCTGTTCTATCATGCCCTGCTTATCTGGGGCCGGTTTAAACGTAGCTGCGTCTTCGGTGAAATCAACCTTTCCCCCTGCCGCTTTGACTCTCTCCTTCAGACCGTCACGGTATGCCACCGCCTTCTTAATCATGGGTGGAAATCTGTCCTCATCGAAATCGACATTGGTTAGAGTCGCAAATAAAGCTTCATTGGTGAAAACATCGGCTGCGTGATCCACAACACCAACCTTTCTACCTTCGACCGCAAACAATGCCATACCTTTGAGAGCGTGAGTCAGGAGATCGTGGAGCGCAGCAGTTTCCGGGGATTTTCCACAGACACCCGCTCGGGTGCATCCGATACCGCCCGCAGTTTGTTCACACTGGTAGCAAAACATCTTGTCAGCCATTTTGTCCTCCTGTTTTATTGGTTCCGACTGAATCGGGAAACACTTGAATTCGATTTACTTGAAGTATCTGTAAACAATATGGAGGTTGGGTGATCCAAAGACCTTGACTTAAGTCAAGCCCGCAAAAAAAATGTCAATTTTTTGATCAACCGAGAGAAAATTTCCAATTTGTTGGAAAGAAGGCTACGACTACATGACTGTCTTGAGAAATTCCTGAAGCCCGACACGCTCTATGATTTCTCCGAATCTCTCACCTCTGTTATTGTGGGCCATGTAGAAATCCAAAATATGATCAATGAGTTGCGCGGTTTCATTTTCCGAGAAGAGACCTGGTATCTCTGAAGCGAGTCAGGGATGTCTACCGAGCTTACCGCCTACCATAACGCGGTATCTTTGCCTGCCCCGGACAAGAGTCCCTGTGGGGCATGTCCTGATACAGTGTCCGCAGAACAGACACTTTTCCATGTCAATTTTGGGCAACCACATCTGATCATTCATCGAGATTGCTTTTTCGATGCAGACCTCGGCGCAAGCGGCGCACCGGCTACACTCCACATCAGTAAGAGCCGGCTTTACCGCCGCAATTATTCCAAGATCCGCCACCTGGGGCCTGGAACAGGCGTTAGGGCAATCCGACACGGAAACTCTGAATTCATGATGAAATTTCAGAGGGCCACCAACCTTGGATTTTAGGAAGGTCTTGAGTTTTCTGGACTGTAAGTTTTTTTCGAGGGTTATTGTGAGGTCATCTCGGGGAGGGATTTTGTTTGGGCAACCACTCGATCCAAAACAGCTTTCGATTTGGAAGCCCTTTATTTCATCGTCCATGTTTTTCAGAAAATTTTGCTGGCAGATTCTGACGTGTTCAATTGTCACCTCTGAGGCGTTCTGCTTTTCAGCCTCCTGTTCTACTTTTTTCTTAACCCGCCTTCTAATGAAAAATGGAGTTTTGGCTATGGCTTCTTCGGCTGCTGGGCTCCAACGCATAAAAATAATCTCCCATCAATGTTCATTCATATTTTATATTAGTTTGACTTATAATCAAGTCTACGCCGATCTTATAGTTTCAGAGCTTTATATTGGTAAAATGTTCCTGCATAACGTAAATTTAGGGCCAGATGCGCAACTTTATACCAAAAACTGGAATCACAATATCGTTTCAAGGAGGTGGCTTTGAGTCTTATTGAAGCTCTTCGTCTGATTCCACTGTTCGAGGGTCTTCCTGACAACCAATTAGAGGATCTAAACACGATCTCCCTGGAAAAATCATTCAAAAAGGGAGGATCAATATTTAATGAAGGAGACCCAGGGAACGGTTTCTATGTAGTAAAAGAGGGCCGAATTAAAATCTTCAAGATTTCAAGCGAAGGGAAAGAGCAAATCCTTCATGTCTTTGGGCCTGGGGAGCCTTTTGGAGAGGCTCCGGTCTTTGAAGGGCGTCAATTTCCAGCGCATGCCGAAGCGCTTGCGGATACTGTTTGTATCTTTTTTCCTAGAAAAGCCTTTACTGATCTTATAAGCAAGAACCCATCACTGGCCATGAACATGCTGGGAGTTCTTTCCCGGCGTCTAAGACGTTTTGCCGCTTTGGTGGAAGATCTTTCTTTGAAGGAGGTTCCAGGGAGGCTGGCCGCCTATCTCCTATACTTAAGTAAGACTGAATCTGACTCTATTGAGTTGTCTCTGGACGTAGCCAAAGGCCAGTTGGCCGGGATGCTTGGCACTATTCCGGAAACCCTGTCCAGAATTCTTGGCCGACTGGTCAAACAGGGGTATATAGAAGCCGTCGGTCCAAAAATCAGAATTGTTGATCTGCAAGGCCTTAGAGACCTTGCAGACGGTTCAAAACGCCTTTAGAGAAATGTGTATACCGAAGGCATTGCCTCATGGATTATCGGTCCTGTATAACTGGAAGAGAATCGAGCTATATCCAAGTGACAAACGATCTAAGGCTTCCGGTTATGAAAGAATACTCTGACAACCTGTGTGATTTGTACAACACTTACAACAGGAGAGAATTTGTTCACCCTGATCCTCTGGAATTTCTCTATGATTATGATGACCCCGAGGATAGAGAAATAGTTGGTTTGATCTCGTCGTGCCTGGCTTACGGAAGTGTATGGCAGATACTAAAAACGGTGAGGTATGTGCTCGACACCATCGGTCCCCCCCGAAAATTCTTGTTGAACGCCACACATGAAAAGCTTCTTCAGACTTTTAAGGATTTCAAGTATCGTTTTACAAAAGGGGAAGAACTGGCGACTGTGCTGTTTGGGGTTGGCAGGGTGATCAGGATTCACGGATCCGTCAGGGACTGTTTTCTTGAGGGCTACTCTCCAAATGACA
This region of Desulfomonilaceae bacterium genomic DNA includes:
- a CDS encoding DUF1622 domain-containing protein, whose amino-acid sequence is MLEIFRHCSIYLAAFVEGAAAIIIAYGAVEATAKVLALVIHRKDMQFNKEDIRLNLGQWLTLALEFELAADVLRTAVAPSWNDIGQLAAIIIIRTALNFFLQKEIDKAEERAKASAA
- a CDS encoding DUF1622 domain-containing protein; its protein translation is MSSLVTFGYCCAGFVVFLTQRNRHMARMLVANGALLGMNIKLVGAFLKTVELQSWNQLGLFLTILVLRTVIKKVFLSQKLLSTKESA
- the ald gene encoding alanine dehydrogenase, encoding MIIGIPKEIKEDEYRVGIVPSGVRTLTEHGHSIVIEKGAGEGCRITDGEYREAGAAIVESPVEVYDRSDMIMKVKEPQTSEFPLFHEWQILYSYLHLAPAPQLTEALLAARIIAVAYETIQNQDGFLPLLVPMSEVAGKMSVQVGAHFLEKTQGGRGVLLGGVPGVRRGCVTILGAGTVGMAAAKIAVGMGANVNVLDVDQRRLIYMDEIFGNRVTGLISNPDNVLYAVLNSHLVIGAVLIPGARAPRVVTKDMIRQMKAGAVIVDVAIDQGGCIETSRPTTHKRPTFLVDDVIHYCVPNMPGVVARTSTFALTNVTLPFALAIAEKGIDRAAHGDLRLAKGVNLYNGLVTHEQVAHALGYPYSPIDQVDTGRQTK
- a CDS encoding peptidylprolyl isomerase, giving the protein MNVTIKTNKGDIHIKLFPDLTPITVANFVNLAQRGFYNGLKFHRVIEDFMIQGGCPLGTGTGGPSYKFKDEFAATLKHDKPGILSMANSGPNTNGSQFFITHVPTSWLDGKHSVFGEVMSPEDQHVVNSIKQGDVIESVSIDGDTTELFANTKSYLDSWNKILDKK
- a CDS encoding TIGR04076 family protein, with product MEHKPRLGYRIIGTIKRVKGSCSAGHGVGDQIELSGHDTGGLCGFLYHQIFPYLVMLQFGGGFPSEWGDPDVVEMDCFDKSNVVTIELKRIRE
- a CDS encoding efflux RND transporter permease subunit codes for the protein MNNNQDKLDLSNPNRLDTIIDHRKLLVTVIAVISIIFAYFAVQLKTDPSLKTGIDRTSHAYHEYKKFIDTFGNEEFTLIVIKSHSGIFDSPTLNIIDKLTRTLEHVDGVSEVVSLTNLRIFQEKNGSFGNLPLFERVQGKIVPAAKESLENLRRSLPMTNLLISSDFKTIGIAVKVKEKLKYEDAIYEQIVRIVNRDLKGNKLVEDYRIVGPAFIRKAIVEYSIQTGIVFGVLCMLIATIVSVYVFRSFRVTLVTNFILSVCVLWVLGLMGAMDIPLNSTTALAFGFVPITTIEIVIHMVVRYHLYHKIVNDKISALKMSVRWLARPCFICIATTAVGFGTLMISSIPMVRDLGFIMSVGVLISYGLAIVMTPALFSMMKTLNTTESSDVLVDWLERILKAIESLISQHARAVVLFALGLSLFLLAGSPRINSDAQLFRMLDESTQTVRDIRFVEKNLAPAQTLELFIESKPNEFKKPEMWKKIAELEKRVRSIPDVVSTDSYASVLTYLNKITQGNAVNSQDIYSNPNLIPQLLFMTSLSEGGKKITDRYISENFDKTRISIQIKNSPDRPIGETISQIQDIANEIMAGEGKATVTGDLVLVSSQTKTLIRDQVESMFIAAILITILMMIQLRSFMLGLICLIPNIPPVAAVFGIMGWFGISLDMVTVFAATVAIGLAVDNTIHYLTQLKREITLNPDVSIEENVFRSYRFTARQIASWSVVVLLGFLALATSPFRPVVFFGILGCSAITLGLFGDLIFLPALILTSKRIRKTITDICAREQKSHIRKNMAS
- a CDS encoding 4Fe-4S binding protein — protein: MKFKRNIIEINEDLCTGCGQCVTGCAEGALEIIDGKAKLVSEVYCDGLGACIGECPSGALKIVQREAEDFDEEAVEERLKNLPEEEKEQPKTMACGCPSSNIQTFAASSCSCEKANEPSTQHAIGSELTHWPVQIRLIPPTAPFLKNADLLVAADCAGFAYPNLHRDLLKGKILLIGCPKFDDSRAYIEKFGEIFSSASIKSVTVAVMEVPCCSGLPEIIKMGMKMAGKQIPLEKVVISGRGQILRREKLAA
- a CDS encoding HD domain-containing protein, whose translation is MKCPGQDPRYWKFDAIFETECPNCGSRIEFFKDETRRKCKKCSQYVLNPKMDFGCAAHCKFARQCFGDLPPELMKQKEDLFKDRVAVEMKMRLKNDFRRIGHASRVASLVEKLIGSEKSKPAVLLSAAYLHDIEPIDSPGQADITGKKEKSTAVAREILEKLDAPEEIIEEVCDIIKHLDDPGSYQSRDLDLVHDAHLLASLQEKMKKSELDPSFLSEVIDRDFVTDSGRSLAYELLQAPATSLRAVAN
- the hcp gene encoding hydroxylamine reductase, coding for MADKMFCYQCEQTAGGIGCTRAGVCGKSPETAALHDLLTHALKGMALFAVEGRKVGVVDHAADVFTNEALFATLTNVDFDEDRFPPMIKKAVAYRDGLKERVKAAGGKVDFTEDAATFKPAPDKQGMIEQGLTKGFKADSDNQDIVSLKHTLIFGLRGVAAYADHARILGKENDEIYAFVSEGLAATLSHNLNLNDWVGLVLKCGEINLKTMELLDAANTGVYGHPVPTKVPLGHKTGKAILVSGHDLKDLEEILKQSAGKGIYVYTHGEMLPTHAYPGLKKYPHFYGHFGTAWQNQKKEFAEFPGAILMTTNCIQKPAPSYNDNIFSTGLVGYPDVKHISDKNFAPVIQKALEMPGFTSDYQGKEVMCGFARNAVMSVADKVIDAVKSGAIKHFFLVAGCDGAKPGRNYYTEFVEKTPKDTVVLTLACGKFRFFDKDLGDIGGIPRLLDVGQCNDAYSAIQIAIALAKAFNCGVNELPLSMILSWYEQKAVAILLTLFYLGIKGIRLGPSLPAFITPNVLDTLVKTFDIKPISTPDEDLKAILG